Proteins from a genomic interval of Beijerinckia indica subsp. indica ATCC 9039:
- a CDS encoding NAD-dependent succinate-semialdehyde dehydrogenase, with amino-acid sequence MADEAFLATLKDASLFRQACLIDGRWLSVGDGPSVTVENPATGTVLGHVPAFGAKETALAIAAAKKAQPAWAKKTAKERAKILRHLFDLMLENQEDLARIMTAEQGKPLTESRGEIAYAAGFIEWFAEEGKRVYGDVIPEHLPGRRLIVRKEPIGVFAAITPWNFPSAMITRKAGPGWAAGCAGILRPASQTPFSALALGVLAERAGLPAGICNIVTGPGSEIGAELTGNPDVRKFSFTGSTEVGAKLLAQCAPTIKKTSMELGGNAPFIVFDDADLDAAVKGAIASKYRNAGQTCVCANRLLVQDGVYDVFAQKLVEAVKALKVGDGFEEGVIIGPLIDQAALTKVDAHVADAVSLGASVILGGAPHPLGGTFYEPTILADVPPKARIFHEETFGPVAPLFRFRTEEEAVTLANDTPFGLASYFYSRDIGRIMRVAEGLEYGIVGINEGLISTEVAPFGGVKNSGIGREGSKYGIEDYLEIKYLCLGGLET; translated from the coding sequence ATGGCGGACGAGGCTTTTCTGGCCACGCTCAAGGATGCTTCTCTCTTCCGCCAGGCGTGTCTCATTGATGGCCGCTGGCTCAGCGTGGGCGATGGGCCTTCTGTCACGGTTGAGAATCCGGCAACGGGCACTGTGCTCGGCCATGTGCCCGCCTTCGGCGCCAAGGAAACCGCGCTGGCCATTGCTGCCGCGAAAAAGGCGCAGCCGGCCTGGGCCAAAAAAACCGCAAAGGAACGCGCCAAGATCCTGCGGCACCTGTTCGACCTGATGCTCGAAAACCAGGAGGATCTTGCTCGCATCATGACAGCAGAACAGGGCAAGCCCCTGACCGAGAGCCGGGGTGAAATCGCCTATGCGGCGGGCTTCATCGAATGGTTCGCGGAGGAAGGCAAACGCGTCTATGGCGATGTCATTCCCGAACATCTGCCCGGCCGCCGCTTGATCGTCCGCAAGGAGCCGATCGGCGTCTTCGCCGCCATCACGCCCTGGAATTTTCCATCAGCCATGATCACCCGCAAGGCGGGTCCCGGTTGGGCTGCGGGCTGCGCCGGCATTTTGCGCCCGGCGAGCCAGACGCCCTTTTCAGCCCTGGCGCTTGGCGTGCTCGCTGAACGGGCCGGCCTGCCGGCGGGTATCTGCAACATCGTCACGGGGCCTGGAAGCGAGATTGGCGCTGAACTCACCGGCAATCCGGATGTGCGCAAATTCTCCTTTACCGGCAGCACGGAAGTGGGCGCGAAATTGCTCGCCCAATGCGCGCCTACAATCAAGAAGACCAGTATGGAACTTGGCGGCAATGCGCCTTTCATCGTCTTCGACGATGCCGATCTCGATGCCGCCGTCAAAGGGGCCATCGCCTCGAAATATCGTAATGCCGGACAAACCTGTGTCTGTGCCAACCGTCTGCTGGTCCAGGATGGCGTTTATGATGTTTTTGCACAAAAGTTGGTGGAGGCCGTCAAGGCTCTGAAGGTCGGCGACGGGTTCGAGGAGGGCGTCATCATTGGTCCGCTAATCGATCAGGCGGCTCTGACCAAGGTCGACGCGCATGTGGCTGATGCTGTTTCCCTCGGCGCCTCCGTGATCCTCGGCGGCGCGCCGCATCCGCTTGGTGGCACTTTCTATGAGCCGACGATCCTTGCCGATGTCCCGCCCAAGGCGCGGATTTTTCACGAGGAAACTTTTGGGCCGGTCGCGCCCTTGTTTCGCTTCCGCACGGAAGAAGAGGCGGTGACACTGGCCAATGACACACCCTTTGGCCTTGCCTCCTATTTCTATAGCCGCGACATCGGCCGCATCATGCGGGTGGCGGAAGGACTCGAATATGGCATTGTTGGGATCAACGAAGGATTGATCTCGACGGAGGTCGCGCCGTTCGGTGGTGTGAAAAACTCGGGGATCGGGCGGGAAGGGTCGAAATATGGCATCGAGGACTATCTGGAGATCAAATATCTCTGCCTCGGCGGGCTCGAGACCTGA
- a CDS encoding cyclase family protein, with protein MSSAVASAEPSLTEIQAVLAHKTFVDLTHAFSETTPVWEGFPQAKMYPAMKPGTGEPYTIKQDGFRSTFFAMVGQYGTHVDPPAHFAEKGATLDQIPLKEMILPLVVFDITPWLDKEPAHVFSLEDLKTWEHEHGRVPEGAFAALRTDMGKDFETNPQSFKRQPFPGWSREAVQFLVEQRGIKAIGHESLDSDVTETMETETYILQSGHYQIEVMTNLDKVPATGALIVVTWPKVEKGLGFPARAFAILP; from the coding sequence TTGTCGTCGGCGGTAGCCTCTGCCGAGCCTTCGCTGACGGAAATCCAGGCGGTTCTGGCGCATAAAACCTTTGTCGATTTAACTCATGCCTTCAGTGAGACCACGCCGGTCTGGGAAGGTTTCCCGCAGGCGAAAATGTATCCGGCGATGAAACCGGGAACGGGCGAGCCTTATACGATCAAACAGGACGGGTTCCGATCCACTTTCTTCGCCATGGTCGGCCAATATGGCACCCATGTCGATCCACCGGCGCATTTTGCGGAAAAGGGCGCGACGCTCGATCAGATCCCGCTCAAGGAGATGATCCTGCCGCTCGTCGTCTTCGATATCACGCCATGGCTCGATAAAGAGCCGGCGCATGTCTTTTCACTCGAGGACCTCAAAACCTGGGAGCATGAACACGGACGCGTGCCGGAGGGAGCCTTCGCGGCTTTGCGCACCGATATGGGCAAGGATTTCGAGACGAACCCCCAGTCTTTCAAGCGCCAGCCTTTTCCGGGCTGGTCGCGCGAGGCGGTGCAATTTCTTGTCGAGCAACGCGGGATCAAGGCGATCGGTCACGAATCGCTCGATAGCGATGTGACCGAGACGATGGAGACGGAGACATACATTCTGCAAAGTGGTCATTATCAGATCGAGGTGATGACCAATCTCGATAAAGTGCCGGCGACCGGCGCACTCATTGTCGTCACCTGGCCCAAGGTCGAGAAGGGATTGGGCTTTCCGGCGCGGGCCTTTGCGATCCTGCCTTGA
- a CDS encoding dihydrodipicolinate synthase family protein, translating to MNAIANSIDISIIVYNVPSQTGVDLTLATMERFVTTPTIIKIKDATSDLSRPTALTQQVGNQFYFTFIPLYFRLNRKHMRFFLSESRTDRISP from the coding sequence TTGAATGCCATCGCCAACAGTATTGATATTTCCATTATCGTTTACAATGTCCCGTCACAAACGGGTGTCGATTTAACCCTTGCGACGATGGAGCGTTTTGTAACCACCCCTACGATCATCAAGATCAAGGATGCGACTAGCGACTTGTCACGACCAACGGCTCTTACCCAGCAGGTTGGCAACCAATTTTATTTCACGTTTATTCCTTTGTATTTTCGCCTTAATCGAAAACATATGCGCTTTTTCCTATCTGAGTCGCGTACAGACCGCATCAGTCCTTAA
- the rimM gene encoding ribosome maturation factor RimM (Essential for efficient processing of 16S rRNA): MTAPVENRILVGRFGAPHGVRGEVRLQSFTEVPQAISAYGPLSDASGKKSFSIASLRLVKNAVFVARIEGVTTREAAEALTNLSLYVSREALPPPEEEEFYLADLIGLDAFVADADGKEVLFGRIADVLNFGGGDILEIAPSDGGETRLLPFTRQVVPRIDLTARRVLVVPPEEVEAQEPPEKDAGGDEPSP; the protein is encoded by the coding sequence CTGACGGCGCCGGTTGAAAACCGCATTCTCGTCGGCCGTTTTGGAGCTCCCCACGGCGTGCGCGGCGAGGTGCGGCTACAATCCTTCACTGAGGTGCCGCAAGCGATCAGCGCTTACGGTCCCTTGTCCGATGCCTCGGGCAAGAAAAGCTTTTCCATCGCCTCTCTCCGTTTGGTGAAGAATGCCGTATTTGTCGCCCGCATCGAGGGGGTGACGACGCGCGAGGCGGCGGAGGCTTTGACCAATCTCTCCCTCTATGTCTCACGCGAGGCCCTGCCTCCCCCCGAGGAAGAAGAGTTCTATCTCGCCGATCTGATCGGACTCGACGCTTTCGTCGCGGATGCGGACGGCAAGGAAGTGCTTTTCGGCCGGATTGCTGATGTCTTGAATTTCGGCGGTGGTGACATTCTGGAAATCGCTCCTTCGGACGGTGGCGAGACAAGACTCCTGCCCTTCACACGGCAAGTCGTACCTCGCATCGATCTCACCGCCCGTCGGGTACTCGTGGTTCCGCCCGAGGAAGTCGAGGCACAAGAACCACCTGAAAAAGATGCAGGCGGAGACGAGCCATCGCCATGA
- a CDS encoding c-type cytochrome, translating into MSSFEFNKLSGGFFGALLFAMVLVTISNFIFAHPPLAKPGYDLPAAAEGGESGGGAEAAVAPLPERLAKADVKKGEADTKPCQACHTFEKGGAAKVGPPLWGIVDRAKGSIAGFSYSDALKAKGGEWTYDDLDAFITSPKSFVSGTKMAFGGEKDPQKRADLIDYLHTLSDEPKPLPTK; encoded by the coding sequence ATGTCATCCTTCGAGTTCAATAAGTTGTCTGGCGGTTTTTTTGGCGCCCTGCTCTTCGCTATGGTGCTCGTCACCATTTCCAATTTTATTTTTGCGCATCCGCCACTGGCCAAGCCCGGCTATGATCTGCCAGCGGCCGCCGAGGGCGGCGAATCGGGTGGTGGTGCCGAGGCTGCCGTCGCGCCGCTGCCGGAGCGCTTGGCCAAGGCCGATGTCAAGAAGGGCGAAGCTGATACCAAGCCCTGCCAGGCCTGCCATACGTTCGAAAAGGGTGGCGCCGCCAAAGTGGGCCCGCCTCTTTGGGGCATTGTTGACCGTGCCAAGGGTTCCATCGCGGGCTTCTCTTATTCGGATGCTCTGAAGGCCAAGGGTGGCGAATGGACCTATGACGACCTCGATGCCTTCATCACCTCGCCGAAAAGCTTCGTGAGCGGCACCAAAATGGCCTTCGGCGGTGAGAAAGATCCGCAAAAGCGCGCGGACCTCATCGATTATCTGCATACGCTCTCGGATGAGCCGAAGCCCCTGCCGACAAAGTAA
- the trmD gene encoding tRNA (guanosine(37)-N1)-methyltransferase TrmD: MSEEPRPNETKPWSASVFTLFPDMFPGPLGLSLAGEGLRADRWSLDVHDIRLHGLGRHRAVDDTPAGGGAGMVMRADVLGACIDANLPPGDARPRLLMSPRGKPLTQSRARALAQGEGLVLICGRFEGYDERVIEGRGLEEISIGDYVLSGGELAAMVVLDACVRLLPGIMGKAVSGEEESFENNRLEYPHYTRPREWEGRIIPDVLLSGDHARIRAWREAEAERITRERRPDLLVKE; this comes from the coding sequence ATGAGCGAAGAGCCAAGGCCCAACGAGACAAAACCATGGTCGGCTTCCGTCTTCACGCTTTTTCCGGACATGTTTCCGGGTCCTCTCGGGCTCTCTCTGGCGGGTGAGGGCTTGCGGGCCGATCGTTGGTCGCTCGACGTTCATGATATTCGTCTGCATGGGCTCGGTCGCCACCGCGCAGTCGATGATACACCGGCGGGAGGCGGTGCCGGCATGGTGATGCGCGCTGATGTCCTTGGCGCCTGCATCGATGCAAACCTGCCCCCCGGCGATGCGCGTCCGCGCCTTCTCATGAGCCCGCGCGGAAAACCCCTGACGCAAAGTCGCGCGCGTGCCCTGGCCCAGGGCGAAGGGCTCGTCCTGATCTGCGGCCGTTTCGAAGGCTATGATGAGCGGGTGATCGAAGGGCGCGGCCTCGAGGAAATATCGATCGGCGATTATGTGCTCTCAGGCGGCGAATTAGCGGCCATGGTGGTGCTCGATGCCTGCGTGCGCCTGCTTCCCGGCATCATGGGCAAGGCGGTTTCCGGCGAGGAAGAAAGCTTCGAGAATAATCGCTTGGAATATCCGCATTACACGCGTCCGCGCGAATGGGAGGGCCGGATCATTCCGGACGTGCTTCTGTCCGGCGATCACGCCCGCATCCGCGCCTGGCGCGAGGCGGAGGCGGAACGCATTACGCGAGAGCGGCGCCCGGATCTGCTCGTAAAAGAATAA
- a CDS encoding peptidoglycan -binding protein, whose product MMLSRTRRRERTIDYWPGFVDALSTMLLVIIFLLSVFMLAQFFLAREVTGKDKALSRLDRQINDLSTLLALEHAAKDKAEQETGQLKATLEAAQTAAKAEATRLQELVDAGNQATQSAEDRARLSLRALDAEKQLSTQAEAQVETLNQQIAALRGQLSSLQETLSASETRDQESRAQIADLGSRLNVALAQKVQELAHYRSDFFGRLRQVLGERPDLRIVGDRFVFQSELLFDSGQARLNPIGRQELDTLATALNDLVKTIPADLPWVMRVDGHTDKKQIKSVQFPSNWELSVARALAVVHYLTDKGVPPDRLAAAGFGSFQPLDPGDSEEALKRNRRIELKITEK is encoded by the coding sequence CTGATGCTCAGCCGTACGCGGCGGCGCGAACGCACCATCGATTATTGGCCGGGCTTCGTCGATGCCCTTTCGACCATGTTGCTCGTGATTATTTTCTTGCTGTCGGTTTTCATGCTGGCGCAATTCTTCTTGGCGCGCGAGGTCACCGGCAAGGATAAAGCACTCTCGCGGCTCGATCGTCAGATCAATGATCTTTCCACCCTTTTAGCGCTGGAGCACGCGGCCAAGGACAAGGCGGAGCAGGAAACCGGCCAGCTCAAGGCAACGCTTGAAGCCGCACAGACGGCCGCCAAGGCGGAAGCAACCCGGCTGCAAGAATTGGTCGATGCGGGCAATCAGGCCACCCAATCGGCAGAGGACCGTGCGCGCCTTTCGCTGCGCGCACTCGATGCGGAAAAGCAGCTCTCCACACAGGCTGAGGCCCAGGTCGAAACATTGAATCAACAGATCGCTGCCTTGCGAGGCCAGCTTTCAAGCCTTCAGGAGACACTCTCGGCTTCCGAAACACGCGATCAGGAGTCCCGCGCGCAAATCGCTGATCTCGGCAGCCGGCTTAATGTGGCACTCGCCCAAAAGGTTCAAGAACTCGCCCATTATCGTTCGGATTTCTTTGGCCGTCTGCGGCAAGTGCTGGGCGAGCGGCCAGACTTGCGGATCGTCGGCGACCGTTTCGTCTTCCAATCCGAGCTACTTTTCGATTCCGGTCAGGCCCGCCTGAATCCAATCGGCCGGCAGGAACTCGACACTTTGGCAACGGCCCTCAACGATCTCGTCAAAACGATTCCCGCCGATCTTCCCTGGGTCATGCGCGTCGACGGCCATACCGACAAAAAGCAGATCAAATCCGTGCAATTCCCTTCGAATTGGGAACTCTCCGTCGCCCGCGCGCTCGCCGTTGTGCATTATCTCACGGACAAGGGCGTGCCCCCGGACCGTCTGGCGGCGGCGGGGTTTGGATCCTTCCAGCCGCTCGATCCAGGTGACAGCGAGGAAGCCTTGAAGCGCAACAGGCGCATCGAGTTGAAGATCACGGAAAAATAG
- a CDS encoding prephenate dehydratase: MQPLKIAYQGEPGANSHIACQSVYPDYEALPCATFEDALGAISDGTAALGMIPIENSLAGRVADIHHLLPTAGLYIVGEYFLPIHFQLLGLKGTKIEDLRSVYSHVHALGQCRKIIRRLGLTSHVTGDTAGSAREIAEWGDKTRASLAPRLAAEIYGLDILAENVEDAAHNTTRFVVLSKEPGWAPLGTPDPITSFVFRVRNVPAALYKALGGFATNGVNMTKLESYMVEGTFTATQFLADVDGHPQERGLALALEELAFFCKELKILGVYPGHPFRRENQPSPEGMS, from the coding sequence ATGCAGCCTCTCAAAATCGCCTATCAAGGCGAGCCCGGAGCCAATTCTCATATCGCTTGCCAGAGCGTCTATCCCGACTACGAGGCGCTGCCCTGCGCGACCTTCGAGGATGCGCTCGGCGCGATCAGCGATGGCACGGCGGCTTTGGGCATGATCCCGATTGAAAATTCGCTCGCCGGACGTGTCGCCGATATCCACCACCTGCTGCCGACCGCGGGGCTCTATATTGTCGGCGAATATTTTCTGCCGATTCATTTCCAGCTTTTGGGCCTCAAGGGGACAAAGATCGAGGATCTGCGATCAGTCTACAGCCATGTCCATGCGCTCGGCCAATGCCGCAAAATCATCCGGCGGCTGGGGCTAACCTCGCATGTCACGGGCGATACGGCAGGCTCGGCGCGTGAAATCGCCGAATGGGGCGACAAGACCCGCGCCTCGCTCGCGCCACGACTCGCTGCTGAAATCTACGGGCTCGATATCCTGGCCGAGAATGTCGAGGACGCGGCCCATAATACCACGCGTTTCGTCGTGCTCTCAAAGGAACCGGGATGGGCCCCGCTCGGCACTCCCGATCCCATCACGAGTTTCGTGTTTCGGGTCCGCAACGTGCCGGCGGCGCTTTACAAGGCCCTCGGCGGTTTCGCCACCAATGGCGTCAATATGACCAAGCTTGAAAGCTATATGGTGGAAGGTACATTTACCGCGACGCAATTTCTCGCTGATGTCGATGGCCATCCACAAGAGCGGGGCCTTGCGCTGGCGCTGGAGGAACTGGCCTTTTTCTGCAAGGAATTGAAGATTCTCGGCGTCTATCCCGGTCATCCGTTCCGGCGCGAGAATCAGCCCTCGCCGGAGGGTATGTCATAG
- a CDS encoding MarC family NAAT transporter codes for MDLFFLSVRYVFVVAIGLLPIMNPLSTIPLFLALTRRMEPERQRRQAARASIYAFAILAAFLLVGNGIIALFGISMPGIRVAGGLIILVLAFRMLFAGETPAKTQGDEEGFEQHEADYSFSPLAMPSLAGPGSIAVVMSYGSEIPEKYEVLGHFVVLCGIGIVVACAYVALAGAVRIAKFLGEAGIQSVTKIMGFLLACVAVQFIASGIRDFIISFS; via the coding sequence ATGGACCTGTTCTTTCTCTCCGTAAGATATGTGTTCGTCGTTGCCATCGGCCTCTTGCCGATCATGAATCCGCTCAGCACCATTCCACTCTTTCTCGCCTTGACCCGACGGATGGAGCCGGAGCGCCAGCGGCGGCAGGCTGCCCGTGCATCAATCTATGCCTTTGCAATTCTTGCGGCTTTTCTGCTCGTCGGCAATGGGATCATCGCGCTCTTCGGCATTTCCATGCCGGGCATCCGCGTGGCTGGCGGCCTGATCATCCTCGTCCTTGCCTTTCGCATGCTCTTCGCCGGAGAAACGCCCGCAAAGACGCAGGGCGATGAGGAAGGCTTCGAACAGCACGAGGCTGATTATTCGTTTTCACCTCTTGCCATGCCGAGCCTCGCCGGTCCCGGCTCGATCGCCGTGGTGATGAGCTATGGATCGGAAATCCCAGAAAAATATGAGGTTCTTGGCCATTTCGTCGTGCTGTGCGGGATCGGTATTGTGGTGGCCTGCGCCTATGTGGCACTTGCTGGTGCTGTGAGGATCGCCAAATTCCTTGGCGAGGCGGGCATCCAGTCCGTCACCAAGATCATGGGTTTTCTCCTAGCCTGCGTCGCCGTCCAATTCATCGCCTCCGGCATCAGAGATTTCATCATCTCTTTCAGTTGA
- the ffh gene encoding signal recognition particle protein, with the protein MFEGLSERLSGIFDALTQRGALNEEDVDIALREVRRALLEADVSLDVVRSFVDKVRNRALGSNVVRSVTPGQMVVKIVNDVMIETLGKTVEPIDLDAAPPVGIMMVGLQGAGKTTTTAKIAKRLTDRFKRKVLMASLDVKRPAAQEQLAVLGKQINVATLPIIAGQTPVQIAQRAEQAARLQGFDVVLLDTAGRTHIDEALMAEMAEIKAASSPHEILLVVDSLTGQDAVNLAKNFDDRVGITGIVLTRIDGDGRGGAALSMRAVTGKPIKLIGTGEKIDALEDFYPDRIANRILGMGDIVSLVEKAAQTIDAEKAEKMAAKLRKGKFDLEDLSDQLAQAEKLGGISGIMGMLPGMGKLKDQLASANIDDKVIKRQRSIILSMTPQERRNPDLIKASRKKRIAAGSGMKVEDVNKLLKQHRQMADLMKAFGGGKMGKMGKMASMLGGKGLGGGLGALGGGLGGLGGGMPSAEDLAALQKQFGQLPQPGANPGPAPGLPPAPPAGLPKLPADPSSLFGAPPTQPGGKSGGLPGLGGMKLPGLGGFNPFAKKK; encoded by the coding sequence ATGTTCGAAGGGCTTTCTGAAAGGCTTTCAGGCATTTTCGATGCCTTGACCCAGCGCGGCGCCCTGAATGAAGAGGATGTGGATATCGCGCTTCGCGAGGTCCGCCGCGCCTTGCTCGAAGCCGATGTCTCGCTTGATGTCGTGCGCTCCTTCGTCGACAAGGTCCGCAACCGGGCACTCGGCTCCAATGTCGTCCGATCGGTCACGCCCGGTCAGATGGTCGTCAAGATCGTCAATGACGTGATGATCGAAACGCTCGGCAAGACTGTCGAGCCGATCGATCTCGACGCCGCGCCGCCCGTCGGCATCATGATGGTCGGCCTGCAGGGCGCCGGCAAGACCACCACGACGGCCAAGATCGCCAAGCGCCTCACCGACCGTTTCAAGCGCAAGGTGCTGATGGCCTCGCTCGACGTCAAAAGGCCAGCCGCCCAGGAACAACTCGCCGTGCTTGGCAAGCAGATCAATGTGGCGACGCTGCCGATCATCGCCGGCCAGACGCCGGTGCAGATCGCACAACGGGCGGAACAGGCCGCGCGGTTACAAGGTTTCGACGTCGTGCTGCTCGACACGGCCGGGCGCACCCATATCGACGAAGCCCTCATGGCGGAAATGGCCGAGATCAAGGCCGCCTCCAGCCCGCATGAAATCCTGCTGGTCGTTGATAGCCTCACGGGCCAGGACGCGGTCAATCTCGCCAAAAATTTCGATGACCGCGTTGGCATTACCGGCATCGTCCTCACCCGCATCGACGGCGATGGACGTGGCGGCGCGGCGCTTTCCATGCGCGCCGTCACCGGCAAGCCGATCAAACTCATCGGTACCGGCGAAAAAATCGACGCACTCGAGGATTTTTATCCGGACCGCATCGCCAATCGCATTCTCGGCATGGGCGATATTGTCTCGCTCGTCGAAAAGGCGGCACAAACCATCGACGCCGAAAAGGCGGAGAAGATGGCCGCCAAGCTGCGTAAGGGCAAATTCGATCTCGAGGATTTATCCGACCAATTGGCCCAGGCGGAAAAGCTCGGCGGCATCAGCGGGATCATGGGCATGCTGCCCGGCATGGGCAAATTGAAGGATCAATTGGCCAGCGCCAATATCGACGACAAGGTGATCAAGCGCCAGCGTTCGATCATTCTGTCCATGACCCCGCAGGAGCGGCGTAATCCCGATCTCATCAAAGCCTCACGCAAGAAACGCATCGCGGCGGGCTCAGGCATGAAGGTCGAGGATGTCAACAAGCTTTTGAAGCAGCATCGCCAAATGGCCGATCTGATGAAGGCCTTTGGCGGCGGCAAAATGGGGAAAATGGGCAAGATGGCCTCCATGCTCGGCGGCAAGGGCCTTGGAGGCGGACTTGGCGCTCTTGGAGGCGGGCTCGGAGGTTTGGGGGGCGGCATGCCCTCGGCAGAAGACCTCGCGGCCCTGCAGAAACAATTTGGCCAGCTTCCGCAGCCGGGCGCAAATCCCGGCCCGGCTCCCGGATTGCCCCCGGCGCCACCGGCCGGTTTGCCGAAACTGCCCGCCGATCCTTCAAGCCTGTTTGGCGCTCCTCCCACCCAGCCCGGTGGAAAATCCGGTGGCTTGCCGGGTCTGGGTGGCATGAAGCTTCCCGGCCTCGGCGGCTTCAATCCTTTCGCCAAGAAGAAATAG
- a CDS encoding MBL fold metallo-hydrolase, which produces MPRNPYYAGPLSDHFDGTRFFVPGERPKTNRFSDFLKWRFASRHGPKWPVTFPSPARDKPPARVEGADLRVSFIGHASFLLQTQGLNLLLDPVFSERVSPFRSVGPKRVNPPGIALEDLPEIDAILVTHNHYDHLDLPTLSQLAGCRVLSPLGNETIMRTHDARIRAEAHDWGARISIGNEVFIHFEPCYHWSARGLSDRRMALWAAFVIETPAGKIYHIGDTAYGRGEIFRAMRVKHGPFRLALVPIGAYEPRWFMREHHVDPEEAVRIFQDCGAAYGLAHHWGTFHLTDEAIDEPPKRLAVALERAGVAPGHFQVKRPGEVFKVPLE; this is translated from the coding sequence ATGCCCCGTAACCCCTATTATGCCGGCCCTCTGTCGGATCATTTCGATGGCACGCGTTTTTTTGTGCCGGGCGAAAGGCCGAAGACGAATCGTTTCTCCGATTTCCTCAAATGGAGATTCGCCAGCCGGCACGGTCCCAAATGGCCGGTGACCTTTCCAAGCCCGGCGCGTGATAAGCCGCCGGCGCGGGTCGAAGGCGCGGATCTGCGTGTATCCTTTATCGGCCATGCGAGTTTTCTACTTCAGACCCAGGGGCTCAACCTTCTTCTGGATCCGGTCTTTTCAGAACGCGTGAGCCCGTTCCGGTCCGTCGGACCGAAACGTGTCAATCCGCCGGGTATCGCTCTTGAGGATCTGCCGGAGATCGATGCGATTCTCGTCACCCATAATCATTATGATCATCTCGATCTGCCGACGCTGTCGCAACTCGCCGGCTGTCGGGTCCTGTCGCCGCTCGGCAATGAAACGATCATGCGCACTCATGATGCACGCATCAGAGCCGAGGCCCATGATTGGGGCGCGCGGATTTCGATTGGCAATGAGGTCTTCATTCATTTCGAGCCCTGCTATCATTGGTCAGCGCGTGGCCTGTCCGATCGCCGCATGGCTCTCTGGGCGGCTTTCGTCATCGAGACGCCGGCCGGCAAAATCTACCATATCGGCGATACAGCCTATGGCAGGGGAGAGATTTTCCGGGCGATGCGGGTGAAGCATGGGCCTTTCCGGCTGGCCCTGGTTCCGATCGGTGCTTATGAGCCGCGCTGGTTCATGCGCGAACATCATGTTGATCCAGAGGAGGCCGTCCGCATCTTTCAGGATTGCGGCGCGGCTTACGGTCTCGCGCATCATTGGGGCACGTTCCACCTGACCGATGAGGCGATCGATGAGCCACCCAAAAGGCTCGCTGTCGCGCTCGAACGAGCAGGCGTTGCGCCGGGGCATTTTCAGGTGAAGCGTCCGGGCGAGGTTTTCAAAGTGCCCCTGGAATGA
- the rpsP gene encoding 30S ribosomal protein S16 has product MSLKIRLARGGAKKRPFYRIVVADARAPRDGRFIERIGTFDPLKAKNAPDRIVLDAEKAKDWLAKGAQPTDRVARLLDGLEIIKRESRNNPQQGQPKKKAQERAAAAAAAAEKAASEAAA; this is encoded by the coding sequence ATGTCCCTGAAAATCCGGCTGGCGCGCGGTGGCGCCAAAAAGCGGCCTTTCTATCGTATCGTCGTCGCTGATGCGCGCGCTCCGCGTGATGGCCGTTTCATCGAGCGTATTGGCACATTCGATCCCTTGAAGGCGAAGAACGCCCCCGACCGCATTGTGCTTGACGCGGAAAAGGCGAAGGACTGGCTCGCCAAGGGCGCGCAGCCGACCGATCGCGTCGCGCGTCTGCTCGATGGTCTCGAAATCATCAAGCGCGAGTCGAGGAACAATCCGCAACAGGGTCAGCCGAAGAAGAAGGCGCAGGAGCGCGCGGCCGCTGCCGCCGCTGCGGCTGAAAAAGCAGCCTCTGAGGCCGCCGCCTGA